A DNA window from Sulfitobacter noctilucicola contains the following coding sequences:
- the mnmE gene encoding tRNA uridine-5-carboxymethylaminomethyl(34) synthesis GTPase MnmE encodes MDTIYAQATAQGRAGVAVVRISGPHAFEVAGKIMENVPAPSENAVRNIRGKNGELIDRGLVLTFKGPKSFTGEDVVELHLHGSMAVVQAVLSLLGVSRHTRLAEAGEFTRRALENGKLDLAQVEGLADLIDAETEAQRKQALRVLSGHLGALVDDWRKDLIRAAALLEATIDFADEEVPVDVTDEVRDLLQRTRVSIEKEVRGNRVAERIRNGFEVAIVGAPNVGKSTLLNYLAGRNAALTSDIAGTTRDIVEVRMDVESLPVTFLDTAGMRDTTDVVEAMGVELAITRARDADIRVFLVESDVDLPIKPESDDIVLRPKMDALQAGVMGVSGMTGAGVDFLLDRIATVLKEKAAAAGISTHERHRLAMVNALEGIARVEGLVVRGADGYDIAAEELRSATRSLEAVVGRIGVENLLDEIFSSFCIGK; translated from the coding sequence CTGTCGTAAGGATTTCCGGCCCTCATGCCTTTGAAGTTGCTGGCAAAATCATGGAAAATGTTCCCGCACCATCTGAAAACGCAGTGCGGAACATTCGCGGCAAGAACGGTGAATTGATTGATCGGGGTCTTGTTCTGACCTTCAAAGGTCCAAAGAGTTTTACCGGCGAAGATGTCGTTGAATTGCACCTGCATGGCAGCATGGCTGTCGTACAGGCGGTGCTGTCTTTGCTTGGAGTTTCCCGCCACACGCGGCTTGCCGAAGCGGGTGAATTTACGCGACGTGCGCTGGAAAACGGAAAGCTTGATCTGGCTCAGGTCGAGGGGCTGGCTGATCTTATTGATGCAGAGACAGAAGCCCAGAGAAAGCAGGCATTACGCGTTCTGTCCGGTCATCTGGGTGCATTGGTAGATGATTGGCGCAAGGATTTGATCCGAGCGGCAGCGCTGTTAGAAGCGACAATCGATTTTGCGGATGAAGAGGTTCCCGTAGATGTGACAGATGAAGTTCGCGATCTGTTGCAAAGAACCAGAGTTTCTATCGAGAAAGAGGTTCGGGGGAATAGGGTAGCTGAGCGGATTCGTAACGGGTTCGAAGTCGCGATTGTTGGCGCTCCAAACGTCGGTAAATCTACTCTTCTCAATTATCTTGCGGGACGGAATGCGGCGCTGACCTCTGACATTGCTGGTACGACGCGGGATATCGTTGAGGTCCGGATGGACGTCGAAAGTTTGCCCGTGACATTCCTCGATACGGCAGGGATGAGAGATACAACTGATGTGGTCGAAGCCATGGGCGTTGAGCTTGCAATTACTCGCGCGCGCGATGCTGATATCAGGGTATTCCTAGTGGAATCTGATGTAGATCTTCCGATAAAGCCAGAATCGGACGATATTGTTCTCCGACCCAAAATGGATGCGTTGCAGGCTGGCGTCATGGGGGTATCCGGAATGACGGGTGCAGGCGTCGACTTTCTGCTAGATCGGATTGCCACGGTGTTGAAGGAGAAAGCCGCGGCCGCTGGAATTTCCACCCATGAGCGCCACAGGCTGGCTATGGTGAACGCACTCGAAGGAATCGCCAGAGTAGAAGGTTTGGTCGTGCGGGGGGCAGATGGATATGATATTGCTGCTGAAGAGCTTCGCTCTGCAACGCGTTCGTTGGAAGCAGTTGTAGGTCGGATCGGCGTAGAAAACCTTTTGGATGAGATTTTCTCAAGCTTCTGTATTGGTAAATGA